Proteins encoded within one genomic window of Kibdelosporangium phytohabitans:
- a CDS encoding PLP-dependent aminotransferase family protein — protein sequence MDDYRQIADTYAIAIAQGKLKPGDRLPPQREFARAHGIASSTATRVYSELKRRGLVVGETGRGTFVRAVPPSELPALTEPAQAPVDLELNFSVLPGQAESQAESLTGLLRPDVMDTLLRPTSVTGTPLLRAAAAKMLARAGWEPDPASVVFTGNGRQAIAVALDMLVPNGGRLGVEPLTYPVIKGLAARRGITLVPLPMDEHGLRPAPADLESVHAVYMQPTLHNPLGVTMPRARREELARVLDKAGVPVIEDNIYGFLADDHPPVAPHRTVMVDSLSKRLSPGLTLGFIAPPPELASQTPVTARAMGLGAQHFAMQAATRWLTDGVVERVCADKRVDAKARQEIARACLPVEGDPGAYHCWWRLPDHWTAEAFVTAAARQGIAIAPATAFTVAPGNAPRAVRLSLSAPPLETLRTALATLKKLADTSDPYETVEP from the coding sequence GTGGACGACTACCGGCAGATCGCCGACACCTACGCCATCGCCATCGCGCAGGGCAAGCTCAAGCCCGGCGACCGGCTGCCGCCGCAGCGTGAGTTCGCCCGCGCCCATGGCATCGCCAGCTCGACCGCCACCCGCGTGTACAGCGAGCTCAAGCGCCGGGGACTGGTCGTCGGCGAGACCGGCAGGGGCACGTTCGTCCGCGCGGTCCCGCCGTCGGAGCTGCCCGCGCTGACCGAACCGGCGCAGGCGCCCGTCGACCTCGAACTGAACTTCTCCGTACTGCCAGGACAAGCGGAGTCACAGGCGGAAAGCCTGACGGGCCTGCTGCGCCCGGACGTGATGGACACGCTGCTGCGGCCGACGAGCGTGACGGGCACTCCGCTGCTGCGTGCCGCGGCAGCGAAGATGTTGGCGCGCGCGGGATGGGAGCCCGACCCGGCGAGTGTCGTCTTCACCGGCAACGGCCGGCAGGCCATCGCGGTCGCACTGGACATGCTGGTGCCCAACGGGGGCCGACTCGGTGTCGAGCCATTGACGTATCCCGTCATCAAAGGGCTCGCCGCCAGGCGCGGGATCACGTTGGTGCCGTTGCCGATGGACGAACACGGGCTGCGCCCGGCCCCGGCGGACCTGGAAAGCGTGCACGCGGTCTACATGCAACCGACGCTGCACAATCCGCTCGGCGTCACGATGCCGCGGGCCCGGCGCGAGGAACTGGCCCGTGTGCTCGACAAAGCGGGTGTACCGGTGATCGAGGACAACATCTACGGATTCCTGGCCGACGACCATCCGCCGGTGGCACCGCACAGAACAGTGATGGTGGACAGCTTGTCGAAACGGCTGTCACCGGGACTGACCCTGGGTTTTATCGCGCCACCACCCGAGCTGGCCAGTCAAACACCTGTCACCGCACGTGCCATGGGTCTCGGCGCGCAGCACTTCGCGATGCAGGCCGCCACACGATGGCTCACCGACGGTGTGGTGGAACGGGTCTGCGCGGACAAACGCGTCGACGCCAAGGCGCGTCAGGAGATCGCCCGTGCCTGCCTGCCGGTCGAGGGAGATCCGGGCGCCTACCACTGTTGGTGGCGGCTGCCTGATCACTGGACAGCGGAGGCGTTCGTCACGGCGGCGGCACGGCAGGGTATCGCGATCGCCCCGGCCACCGCCTTCACCGTCGCCCCGGGAAACGCACCCCGCGCGGTGCGATTGTCGTTGTCCGCGCCACCGCTGGAAACCCTGCGCACCGCACTCGCGACTCTCAAGAAGCTGGCCGACACAAGCGATCCGTACGAGACAGTGGAGCCGTGA
- a CDS encoding alginate lyase family protein, with the protein MSASGRRSGLLFGVLTLLMTFAAPAVPASAAPATFAHPGVMVSRAQLDFVRGRVNANAQPWRDAYDQMAASPYGSLSRTAKPRAVVECGPYSNPNLGCTDERQDAIAAYTLSLMWYITQNSQYATKSIQIMDAWSATIRDHTNSNAPLQTAWSAASWTKAAEIIKHTYGNWPNSARFGTMLRTVYLPEVVNGRANTNGNWELTMMEASLGIAVHLEDRAVHDKAVGIFRTRVPAFIYLPSDGALPRTPPGSGIDTRQEIISYWHNQSTFVAGLSQETCRDFTHTGYGIASIAAFAETTRIQGQDLYPEIGDRLRTALGFHTRYEREGIPSWLCGGAVKRGLGPVTEVGMNQFVTRQGIAMPNTQAWTEERRPHGSNSLFVAWYTLTHANNPS; encoded by the coding sequence ATGTCCGCATCCGGTCGCCGTTCGGGCCTGCTGTTCGGCGTTCTCACCCTGCTCATGACGTTCGCCGCGCCCGCCGTCCCGGCGAGTGCGGCTCCCGCGACCTTCGCGCACCCCGGTGTGATGGTCAGCCGTGCCCAGCTGGATTTCGTGCGCGGCCGCGTCAACGCCAACGCACAACCGTGGCGCGACGCCTACGACCAGATGGCCGCGAGCCCGTACGGATCATTGTCCCGCACGGCCAAACCACGCGCGGTCGTCGAATGTGGTCCATACTCCAATCCGAACCTGGGTTGCACCGACGAACGCCAGGACGCGATCGCCGCGTACACGTTGTCGTTGATGTGGTACATAACCCAGAACTCGCAGTACGCGACGAAGTCGATCCAGATCATGGACGCGTGGTCGGCGACGATCCGCGACCACACCAACTCGAACGCGCCACTGCAGACCGCGTGGTCGGCGGCGTCGTGGACGAAGGCCGCCGAGATCATCAAGCACACCTACGGAAACTGGCCCAACTCGGCGCGTTTCGGCACGATGCTGCGCACTGTGTACCTGCCCGAGGTGGTCAACGGCCGCGCCAACACCAACGGCAACTGGGAACTGACGATGATGGAGGCGTCGCTGGGGATCGCGGTGCACCTGGAGGACCGTGCTGTCCACGACAAGGCGGTCGGCATCTTCCGCACCCGTGTCCCCGCGTTCATCTACCTGCCCAGTGACGGCGCGCTGCCCAGGACCCCGCCGGGCAGCGGGATCGACACCCGGCAGGAGATCATCTCGTACTGGCACAACCAGTCGACGTTCGTGGCGGGGTTGAGCCAGGAAACCTGCCGGGACTTCACGCACACCGGTTACGGCATCGCGTCCATCGCCGCGTTCGCCGAGACCACCCGGATCCAAGGCCAGGACCTGTACCCGGAGATCGGTGACCGGCTGCGGACCGCGCTGGGCTTCCACACCCGCTACGAGCGGGAAGGGATTCCGTCGTGGCTGTGCGGCGGCGCGGTGAAGCGCGGGCTCGGCCCGGTGACCGAGGTCGGCATGAACCAGTTCGTCACCCGCCAGGGCATCGCGATGCCCAACACCCAGGCGTGGACGGAGGAACGCCGTCCGCACGGGTCGAACAGCCTGTTCGTCGCCTGGTACACGCTGACCCACGCGAACAACCCCAGCTAG
- a CDS encoding DUF2237 family protein — MSDDRNVLGGALEECGTDPVTGFYRDGCCDTGPEDVGNHTVCAVMTGEFLQHQREIGNDLASPRPHLGFPGLRPGDRWCVCASRWLRSYEAGVAAPVVLAATHARALEVVPLGALRENAVDVPADPSSLL; from the coding sequence ATGAGCGACGACCGGAACGTACTCGGCGGCGCCCTCGAGGAATGCGGCACTGACCCGGTGACCGGCTTCTACCGAGACGGCTGCTGCGACACCGGCCCGGAGGACGTGGGCAACCACACCGTGTGCGCGGTGATGACGGGCGAGTTCCTGCAGCACCAGCGGGAAATCGGCAACGACTTGGCGTCGCCGCGGCCACACCTGGGGTTTCCCGGCCTGCGGCCGGGCGACCGGTGGTGCGTCTGCGCTTCGCGGTGGCTGCGGTCCTATGAGGCCGGCGTCGCGGCGCCGGTGGTGCTCGCCGCGACGCACGCACGCGCGCTGGAGGTCGTCCCGCTGGGGGCCCTGCGGGAGAACGCGGTCGACGTGCCCGCCGACCCCAGCTCGCTGCTCTAG
- a CDS encoding FAD-dependent monooxygenase, with protein sequence MRTALISGAGIAGLSLAYWLTGHGFRVTVVERAPALRSGGQAIDIRGTAREVVTRMGLMDRIRAAHTGTHGIAMINGKGEQVARMGGDAFGDSGGIVAELEILRGDLIRILHEALVPGSVEFLFGDTVTALAENATGVTATFGESGTRDFDIVVGADGIRSGVRDLLFEADVRDLGYYSSYFPARMDIDFGGWELMYNEPGRAAIVYPVGDSGEVRTLFAFAGPEIPDARRDPKRVLAEVFDGAGWEVPGLLEQMWRTDDLFFDRASEVRVPRWSRGRVVLLGDSAFGGSLGMGTSMALVGAYVLAGELSSSGHEQAFARYQDEMGEYVALNRKRPPGSGGFVPRTRTAIWLRNQFLRALPHLPGRKRMLGGIGKSANAITLKTYTRSVSPA encoded by the coding sequence ATGCGCACTGCACTGATCTCCGGGGCCGGCATCGCCGGGCTCTCACTGGCTTACTGGCTCACCGGCCACGGCTTCCGCGTGACCGTCGTGGAACGCGCCCCCGCGCTGCGGTCCGGCGGGCAGGCGATCGACATCCGCGGCACCGCACGGGAAGTCGTCACCCGGATGGGCCTGATGGACCGGATCCGGGCCGCCCACACCGGCACCCACGGCATCGCGATGATCAACGGCAAGGGCGAGCAGGTCGCCAGGATGGGCGGGGACGCGTTCGGCGACTCCGGCGGGATCGTCGCCGAGCTCGAGATCCTGCGCGGCGACCTTATCCGGATCCTGCACGAGGCACTGGTCCCCGGCTCGGTCGAGTTCCTCTTCGGCGACACCGTCACCGCACTGGCCGAGAACGCCACCGGCGTGACCGCCACGTTCGGTGAGTCGGGCACGCGCGACTTCGACATCGTCGTCGGCGCGGACGGCATCCGCTCCGGCGTGCGGGACCTGCTGTTCGAGGCCGACGTGCGCGACCTCGGGTACTACTCGTCGTACTTCCCCGCCAGGATGGACATCGACTTCGGCGGCTGGGAGCTGATGTACAACGAGCCCGGCCGCGCCGCGATCGTGTACCCGGTCGGTGACAGCGGCGAGGTCCGCACCCTGTTCGCTTTCGCCGGGCCCGAGATCCCCGATGCCCGGCGCGACCCCAAGCGGGTGCTCGCCGAGGTGTTCGACGGCGCGGGCTGGGAGGTCCCCGGCCTGCTCGAGCAGATGTGGCGCACCGACGACCTGTTCTTCGACCGGGCCTCGGAGGTTCGGGTCCCGCGGTGGTCACGCGGACGTGTCGTGCTTCTGGGCGACTCCGCGTTCGGCGGCTCGCTCGGGATGGGCACGAGCATGGCGCTGGTCGGCGCGTACGTTCTCGCGGGTGAACTGTCGTCGAGCGGTCACGAGCAGGCGTTCGCCCGATACCAGGACGAGATGGGCGAGTACGTGGCGCTCAACCGGAAACGGCCGCCGGGCTCGGGCGGTTTCGTGCCGCGCACCCGCACGGCCATCTGGCTGCGCAACCAGTTCCTGCGCGCGCTGCCGCACCTGCCGGGTCGCAAGAGGATGCTCGGCGGCATCGGCAAGTCCGCCAACGCCATCACGCTGAAGACTTACACACGATCTGTCTCTCCCGCGTGA
- a CDS encoding TetR/AcrR family transcriptional regulator C-terminal domain-containing protein has protein sequence MSTEAPYLRIAAEIKARVARGELRPGDRVPSTREITRQWGVAMATATKVIAVLRDDGVVDTKPGAGTVVRSAAAPRKAAKERDLGRGAVIRAAIVIADAEGLQAVSMRRVAMDLGVATMSLYRHVPSKDDLVVEMADAAFGERPFPERIPGDWRAAMEIAARLMWTVCRRHPWIAEAMSMTRPRVSPNLIMYTEWVFTVLRRFGLSMDDMMYTHLSVFGHVRGLALTLQDETRARQDSGVTHDEWIVTQEEALGQLLATGRYPTMAEIITDEFDYDLDKVFEYGLRLLLDGVQRRLRTRELH, from the coding sequence ATGTCGACTGAAGCGCCCTACCTGCGGATCGCGGCCGAGATCAAGGCACGGGTCGCGCGCGGGGAACTGCGGCCGGGCGACCGTGTGCCCTCGACGCGGGAGATCACGCGCCAGTGGGGTGTCGCGATGGCCACCGCCACCAAGGTGATCGCGGTGTTGCGCGACGACGGTGTCGTGGACACGAAGCCAGGCGCCGGCACAGTCGTCCGGTCGGCCGCCGCGCCGCGGAAGGCGGCGAAGGAACGCGACCTCGGCAGAGGGGCGGTGATCAGGGCCGCGATCGTGATCGCGGACGCGGAGGGCCTGCAGGCGGTCTCGATGCGCCGGGTCGCGATGGACCTCGGCGTGGCGACGATGTCGCTGTACCGGCACGTGCCCAGCAAGGACGACCTGGTCGTGGAGATGGCGGACGCCGCGTTCGGCGAGCGGCCGTTCCCCGAGCGGATCCCCGGGGACTGGCGGGCCGCGATGGAGATCGCGGCTCGTCTGATGTGGACGGTGTGCAGACGGCACCCGTGGATCGCCGAGGCCATGTCGATGACGCGGCCGAGGGTGTCACCGAACCTGATCATGTACACCGAGTGGGTGTTCACCGTGCTGCGCCGGTTCGGCCTGTCGATGGACGACATGATGTACACGCACCTGAGCGTGTTCGGGCACGTCCGGGGCCTCGCGCTGACCCTGCAGGACGAGACGCGGGCGCGTCAGGACTCCGGGGTGACCCACGACGAGTGGATAGTGACCCAGGAGGAGGCGCTGGGGCAGCTGCTGGCGACAGGCCGGTACCCGACGATGGCCGAGATCATCACCGACGAGTTCGACTACGACCTGGACAAGGTCTTCGAGTACGGGCTGCGGCTGCTGCTGGACGGGGTGCAACGGCGGTTGCGCACCCGCGAACTACACTGA
- a CDS encoding MarR family winged helix-turn-helix transcriptional regulator — protein MTSRAQRNRTNPDLGVLAGRLLFAVQNELFTALAAKGYDDLLPRHGAVLAYLDAEGVRATDLARLSGQHKQVIGTLVDELERLGYVQRHPDPADRRAKLVCPTERGLEQMKAAEKIMNALQERHARRLGRDAFAQFKAAFMDVVEHQRRAVAKKS, from the coding sequence ATGACGAGCCGGGCGCAGCGCAACAGGACGAATCCGGATCTCGGTGTGCTGGCCGGGCGACTGCTCTTCGCGGTGCAGAACGAACTGTTCACCGCCTTGGCGGCGAAGGGCTACGACGACCTGCTACCCCGTCACGGGGCGGTGCTGGCGTACCTGGACGCGGAAGGCGTGCGCGCGACAGACCTCGCGCGTCTGTCCGGCCAGCACAAGCAGGTGATCGGCACACTCGTGGACGAGCTGGAACGGCTGGGCTACGTCCAACGGCACCCCGACCCCGCCGACCGCCGCGCCAAGCTGGTCTGCCCGACGGAACGCGGACTGGAACAGATGAAAGCCGCCGAGAAGATCATGAACGCCCTGCAGGAGCGGCATGCCCGCAGGCTGGGCAGGGACGCGTTCGCCCAGTTCAAGGCGGCGTTCATGGACGTGGTCGAGCACCAGCGCAGGGCCGTCGCCAAGAAGTCCTGA
- a CDS encoding NAD(P)-dependent oxidoreductase — protein sequence MTALPADRPRIGWIGCGRMGAALARRLLKAGYDVLAYNRTRAKAEALVPFGATVAGRAADLADRDVVFTMVAASHDLEEVTAGEDGVLTNPDFAPKVLIDSSTVSGEASAGVRVAALKRGTEFLAAPVSGNPKVVDAGRVTLAVSGPRPVFDQVQPVLAELGRAVTYVGEDETARLVKICHNVFLGVVIQSMAEITVLAEKGGVSRSAFLEFLNQSVMGSAFSQYKTPALVRLDFTPTFTMPLLRKDFDLGLQAARALEAPMPLASAAAQLIASAVGAGHVDEDFAALILEQARRAGWVLEPENTDVTDGLGGEA from the coding sequence ATGACGGCCCTCCCCGCTGACCGTCCCCGGATCGGCTGGATCGGCTGCGGCCGGATGGGCGCCGCGTTGGCCCGGCGGTTGCTCAAGGCCGGCTACGACGTGCTGGCCTACAACCGGACGCGGGCGAAGGCGGAGGCCCTGGTGCCGTTCGGCGCGACCGTCGCCGGCCGGGCGGCCGACCTCGCGGACCGCGATGTCGTGTTCACGATGGTGGCCGCGTCCCACGACCTCGAAGAAGTGACCGCGGGCGAGGACGGCGTGCTGACCAACCCGGACTTCGCGCCCAAGGTGCTGATCGACTCCTCGACGGTGTCGGGCGAGGCGTCCGCGGGTGTCCGGGTGGCCGCGCTGAAACGGGGAACGGAGTTCCTCGCCGCGCCGGTCAGCGGCAATCCGAAGGTGGTCGACGCGGGCCGCGTGACGCTGGCGGTGTCCGGTCCCCGCCCGGTGTTCGACCAGGTCCAGCCGGTGCTGGCGGAACTCGGCCGCGCGGTCACGTACGTCGGCGAGGACGAGACAGCCCGGCTGGTCAAGATCTGCCACAACGTGTTCCTCGGCGTGGTCATCCAGTCCATGGCCGAGATCACCGTGCTGGCCGAGAAGGGCGGCGTGAGCAGGTCGGCGTTCCTCGAGTTCCTCAACCAGTCGGTGATGGGCTCCGCGTTCAGCCAGTACAAGACGCCCGCCCTGGTCCGCCTCGACTTCACGCCCACGTTCACCATGCCGTTGCTGCGCAAGGACTTCGATCTCGGCCTGCAGGCCGCGCGGGCCCTCGAGGCGCCGATGCCGCTCGCGTCGGCCGCGGCGCAGCTCATCGCGTCCGCGGTCGGCGCCGGTCACGTCGACGAGGACTTCGCCGCCCTGATCCTGGAACAGGCTCGCCGGGCGGGCTGGGTGCTCGAACCGGAGAACACCGACGTGACCGACGGGCTCGGCGGGGAGGCGTAG
- a CDS encoding LacI family DNA-binding transcriptional regulator, whose protein sequence is MEKPPTIKDVASLAKVHAATASRALNPQTRGKVSTRTANRVLEAAKSLGYAPNSAARMLRTKTSSVAGVIIPDLKNPVFPPIVRGIEDGLREAGYMALMGNTDGDAEREHELLLAMRGRQTDGFILATGRRDDPSPADHVPTVLVNRRTDSGDIPSVTNDNNAGVHSAVGLLASLGHTRIGHVAGPRELSTGWERYRAFVDAMAAHNLDVDPARITFSTAFTEEAGYIAAMRLQLDVTAIIAGNDLIALGCYSALEERGLSCPRDVSVVGFNDMPFADRQRPGLTTVRIPHYEMGFEAARLLLERIANPATPAKRVILPVELVRRGSVAPFRQAT, encoded by the coding sequence GTGGAAAAACCACCGACCATCAAGGACGTCGCCAGCCTGGCCAAGGTGCACGCGGCAACAGCCAGTCGCGCCCTCAATCCCCAGACCAGGGGAAAGGTCAGCACCCGGACGGCCAACCGGGTACTCGAAGCGGCGAAGTCCCTGGGCTACGCGCCGAATTCGGCGGCGCGAATGCTGCGCACCAAGACGTCCTCGGTCGCCGGGGTCATCATTCCCGACCTGAAGAACCCGGTATTTCCTCCGATCGTCCGAGGAATCGAGGACGGCCTGCGCGAAGCCGGTTACATGGCTTTGATGGGCAACACCGACGGCGACGCCGAGCGTGAACACGAACTGCTGCTGGCGATGCGCGGCAGGCAGACCGACGGGTTCATCCTGGCCACCGGCCGCCGCGACGACCCGTCCCCGGCTGACCACGTACCGACCGTGCTGGTCAACCGCCGCACCGACTCGGGCGACATCCCGTCGGTGACCAACGACAACAACGCGGGTGTCCACTCCGCGGTCGGGCTGCTGGCGTCGCTCGGGCACACCAGGATCGGGCACGTCGCAGGTCCGAGGGAACTGTCCACGGGCTGGGAGCGCTACCGGGCGTTCGTCGACGCGATGGCCGCCCACAACTTGGACGTCGATCCGGCGCGGATCACGTTCTCCACCGCGTTCACCGAGGAAGCCGGGTACATCGCGGCGATGCGGCTGCAACTCGACGTCACCGCGATCATCGCCGGCAACGACTTGATCGCGCTGGGGTGTTACTCCGCCTTGGAGGAGCGGGGTTTGTCGTGCCCGCGGGACGTGTCCGTGGTCGGTTTCAACGACATGCCGTTCGCCGACCGGCAGCGGCCCGGCCTGACGACCGTGCGGATCCCGCACTACGAAATGGGTTTCGAGGCGGCCAGGCTGCTGCTCGAGCGGATCGCCAACCCGGCGACCCCGGCCAAACGCGTGATCCTGCCCGTCGAACTGGTCCGCCGGGGGTCGGTCGCGCCGTTCCGCCAGGCAACCTGA
- a CDS encoding LysR family transcriptional regulator, with the protein METRQLEYFVAVAEELSFTRAAQRLFAVQSTVSAAIRTLEAELGTTLFDRSTRRVTLSAAGVAFLPEAKAALDAVDRAMAAAQEASAGLRGTIRVGTMTNITVFDLPGLLGSFHRHYPLVGIHVTVSATGSSGMADDVRSGRLDLALLGLPEADLSGLVVRPLADWPYIVMLPPDHALAGRTSVSLAELARESFVDTPHGFGNRVAIDRAYVALGTPRHVGVEVADMFAVPSYVRAGLGVAVIPDAGMTVGPGVVRVPLSDDMHWPMTMVTAAGKPPSRALRTLLDLIASDF; encoded by the coding sequence GTGGAGACCCGTCAGCTGGAGTACTTCGTCGCGGTCGCCGAGGAACTCAGTTTCACCCGTGCGGCGCAACGCCTCTTCGCGGTGCAGTCCACGGTGTCCGCCGCGATCAGGACACTGGAAGCCGAGCTGGGCACGACCTTGTTCGACCGGTCGACCAGACGCGTCACGCTGTCCGCGGCGGGTGTCGCGTTCCTGCCGGAGGCCAAGGCGGCGCTCGACGCGGTCGACCGCGCGATGGCCGCGGCGCAGGAGGCGTCCGCCGGGCTGCGCGGCACCATCCGGGTCGGCACGATGACCAACATCACGGTGTTCGACCTGCCGGGCCTGCTCGGCTCGTTCCACCGGCACTACCCGCTCGTCGGCATCCACGTCACAGTCTCGGCGACCGGGTCGAGCGGGATGGCCGACGACGTCCGCTCCGGCAGGCTGGACCTGGCCCTGCTCGGGTTGCCCGAGGCCGACTTGAGCGGGCTGGTCGTCCGGCCGCTGGCCGATTGGCCGTACATCGTGATGCTGCCGCCGGACCACGCACTGGCCGGTCGGACGAGCGTGTCCCTCGCCGAGCTGGCGCGGGAGTCCTTCGTGGACACGCCGCACGGGTTCGGCAACCGGGTCGCGATCGACCGCGCGTACGTCGCCTTGGGCACACCGCGGCACGTCGGGGTCGAAGTGGCGGACATGTTCGCGGTCCCGTCCTACGTCAGGGCAGGGCTGGGTGTCGCGGTCATCCCGGACGCCGGGATGACCGTCGGGCCGGGTGTGGTCCGCGTGCCGTTGTCGGACGACATGCACTGGCCGATGACGATGGTGACAGCGGCGGGAAAACCGCCCAGCCGGGCGCTGCGGACGTTGCTGGACCTCATCGCGAGCGACTTCTGA
- a CDS encoding MFS transporter, translated as MTLTAAARPSAPAWRVSHGGGFWVIAAAFTVALAFSTVPTPLYGIYQQRDGFPTWVITVIYAMYAVGVVASLYLAGHVSDWFGRRRVILAATLVEAVSALIFLVWPDVAGLIIARLIGGAGIGAMVATATAHLSELRLIARPHGDPARSGLISTVVNSGGLAIGPLISGVLVQFVDSPLTVPYAIFLGLLLLSALAISLVPETVERTEERPAYRPQAMSLPKDSRPKFYGAATGAFAAFALMGLFTALAPTLLTLVFGQPSRLFGAVATFALMGAAAVAQVVFARLTTRPQLQAGFALMAAGLVMVAVSVLTVSMVLFFAGAVIGGAGTGLAFRSSVATAASLAEPAVRGEVLAALFLGAYAGLSIPVLAIGVTLIWLPSPAAVVLFSALDLILLGWAARRTLVR; from the coding sequence ATGACTCTCACTGCTGCCGCGCGCCCGTCCGCGCCTGCCTGGCGTGTCAGCCACGGCGGCGGCTTCTGGGTGATCGCGGCCGCGTTCACGGTCGCGCTCGCGTTCTCGACCGTGCCGACCCCGCTGTACGGCATCTACCAGCAACGTGACGGGTTCCCGACGTGGGTGATCACCGTCATCTACGCCATGTACGCGGTGGGCGTGGTGGCCAGCCTGTATCTCGCCGGTCACGTCAGCGACTGGTTCGGCCGCCGCCGGGTGATCCTGGCCGCCACCCTCGTCGAAGCCGTCTCCGCGTTGATCTTCCTGGTCTGGCCGGACGTCGCCGGGCTGATCATCGCCAGGCTGATCGGCGGCGCGGGAATCGGGGCGATGGTCGCCACGGCGACGGCGCACCTGTCCGAACTGCGCCTGATCGCCCGCCCGCACGGGGATCCGGCGCGTTCCGGGTTGATCTCGACCGTCGTCAACAGCGGTGGCCTGGCGATCGGTCCGTTGATCAGCGGAGTGCTCGTGCAGTTCGTCGACTCGCCGCTGACCGTGCCGTACGCGATCTTCCTCGGGTTGCTGCTGCTCAGCGCGCTCGCGATCAGCCTGGTGCCGGAAACCGTCGAGCGCACGGAGGAACGCCCGGCCTACCGCCCGCAGGCGATGTCGTTGCCGAAGGACTCGCGGCCGAAGTTCTACGGCGCCGCGACCGGGGCGTTCGCCGCGTTCGCGTTGATGGGCCTGTTCACCGCGCTCGCACCGACGCTGCTCACGTTGGTCTTCGGGCAGCCGTCCAGACTGTTCGGCGCAGTCGCGACGTTCGCGCTGATGGGCGCGGCAGCGGTGGCACAGGTCGTGTTCGCCCGGCTGACGACCCGCCCGCAGCTCCAAGCAGGCTTCGCCTTGATGGCCGCCGGACTTGTCATGGTCGCCGTGAGTGTCCTGACGGTCAGCATGGTGTTGTTCTTCGCCGGCGCGGTGATCGGAGGTGCCGGTACCGGGCTCGCGTTCCGCTCCTCGGTCGCCACAGCGGCTTCGTTGGCCGAACCCGCCGTACGAGGTGAGGTTCTGGCCGCGTTGTTCCTCGGCGCGTACGCGGGCTTGTCGATTCCCGTGCTGGCCATCGGGGTCACGCTGATCTGGCTGCCGAGCCCGGCCGCCGTGGTGCTGTTCTCGGCGCTGGACCTGATCCTGCTCGGATGGGCCGCACGGCGCACACTGGTTCGCTAA
- the pip gene encoding prolyl aminopeptidase: protein MAGRYPEIEPYEHGMLDVGDGNQIYWEQCGNPAGKPAVVLHGGPGSGCSAGTRQFFDPSAYRIVLFDQRNCGRSTPHASDPATDLSANTTDHLLADMELLRSALGIDQWLLFGGSWGSLLGLVYALRHPSRVSEMVLLGLATSRGAEVDLLINGLGKVFPEAYEKFRTGVPEHARDGSLAAAYLPLLSHPDFEVRDKAARDWCDWEDAIIPTAPPSLRYKDPDYRICFARLVTHYWSQGSFVEDRYVLDNVPKLAGIPGVLVQGAMDMTNLLGGPWLLHHAWPGSELVITDAGHDTHSPDMVSALIAATDRFRCQR from the coding sequence ATGGCCGGTAGGTACCCAGAAATCGAACCGTACGAGCACGGAATGCTGGACGTCGGCGACGGCAACCAGATCTATTGGGAGCAATGCGGCAACCCCGCTGGGAAACCCGCCGTGGTGCTGCACGGCGGGCCGGGCTCAGGGTGCTCGGCAGGGACACGGCAGTTCTTCGACCCCTCGGCGTACCGGATAGTCCTTTTCGACCAACGAAACTGCGGCCGCAGCACCCCGCACGCCAGTGACCCGGCGACGGACCTGTCGGCCAACACGACCGACCACCTGTTGGCGGACATGGAGTTGCTGCGGTCGGCGCTCGGCATCGACCAGTGGCTGCTGTTCGGCGGGTCGTGGGGATCGCTGCTGGGCCTCGTCTACGCGCTGCGCCACCCGTCACGGGTGTCCGAGATGGTCCTGCTCGGCCTGGCCACCAGCCGGGGAGCCGAAGTGGACCTGCTGATCAACGGACTCGGCAAGGTCTTCCCCGAGGCGTACGAGAAGTTCCGCACGGGCGTGCCGGAACACGCACGGGACGGCAGCCTCGCGGCGGCATACCTGCCACTGCTGTCGCACCCGGACTTCGAGGTCCGCGACAAAGCCGCGCGGGACTGGTGCGACTGGGAGGACGCGATCATCCCGACGGCACCGCCGAGCCTGCGGTACAAGGACCCGGACTACCGGATCTGCTTCGCCCGCCTGGTCACGCACTACTGGAGCCAGGGCTCGTTCGTCGAGGACCGGTACGTCCTCGACAACGTGCCGAAACTGGCGGGCATCCCCGGCGTGCTGGTGCAGGGCGCGATGGACATGACCAACCTGCTCGGCGGCCCGTGGCTGCTGCACCACGCGTGGCCGGGCAGCGAACTCGTGATCACCGACGCGGGCCACGACACCCACTCCCCGGACATGGTCAGCGCGCTGATCGCCGCGACCGACCGCTTCCGCTGTCAGCGCTGA